The Clostridia bacterium genome contains a region encoding:
- a CDS encoding flavodoxin family protein, translating to MRVLAFSGSPRARGNTRTLVDEVIRGASNSGAACEVVDICSLNIAPCRACGSCSGTGHCVQKDDMEKLYSSILESDAFVFGTPVYFWGPSAQMKAFIDRWYAIANSDGARKLQGKKAAVVTAYGDTDPETPEHVIGMFRKALDYLKIDLVGTLGVTASDPGDARANSDAMHEAYGLGQGLCE from the coding sequence GTGAGAGTGTTGGCGTTTTCAGGCAGCCCTCGGGCCCGCGGAAACACTCGTACGCTGGTGGATGAGGTGATTCGCGGCGCCAGCAACTCCGGCGCGGCATGCGAGGTCGTGGATATCTGCAGCCTCAATATCGCACCTTGCAGGGCGTGCGGGAGTTGCAGTGGAACGGGGCATTGCGTACAGAAGGACGACATGGAGAAGCTCTACTCGAGCATTCTGGAAAGCGATGCGTTCGTGTTTGGAACCCCTGTGTACTTCTGGGGTCCATCCGCGCAGATGAAGGCCTTCATTGACAGATGGTACGCCATTGCCAACAGCGACGGCGCGCGAAAGCTCCAGGGGAAGAAAGCTGCAGTAGTCACGGCCTACGGCGATACTGACCCCGAGACGCCTGAGCATGTGATCGGCATGTTCCGCAAGGCCCTCGACTATCTGAAGATCGACCTCGTAGGCACGCTCGGGGTCACGGCCAGCGACCCAGGGGATGCCAGGGCGAACTCAGATGCCATGCATGAGGCGTATGGCCTCGGGCAGGGTCTGTGCGAGTAA